The region CGGCCGCCTCGACCGATATCGCCTCGGGCAACCGCGACCTGTCGCTGCGCACCGAGCAGCAGGCCGGTTCGCTGGAGGAGGTGGCCTCGTCGATGGAGCAATTGATTGCCACCGTGCGCCAGAACGCGGAAAACGCCCAGCAAGCCAATCACCTGGCGCGCGAAGCGTCCAAGGTGTCGGAGCAGGGCGGCAGGGCGGTGGCCGAGGTGGTGCAGACCATGGGCCTGATCAACGCCTCGTCGAACAAGATCGTCGACATTATCGGCGTGATTGACGGCATTGCGTTCCAGACCAATATCCTGGCGCTGAACGCCGCCGTGGAAGCGGCCCGGGCCGGCGAACAGGGCCGTGGCTTTGCCGTCGTCGCCACCGAAGTGCGCAGCCTGGCCCAGCGCTCGGCCGCCGCCGCGCACGAGATCAAGGCGCTGATCCACGATTCGGTCAGCAAGGTCGGCACCGGTACCGTGCTGGTGGAAAAAGCGGGCGCCACCATGCATGACGTGGTGGCCGGCATCGGCCGCGTGACGGGCATCATGGCCGAGATCAGCCTCGCCACGCAGGAGCAGGGCGCCGGCATCGAGCAGATCAACCGCGCCATCGTCGACATGGATAAAGTCACGCAGCAGAACGCGGCGCTGGTCGAGCACGCGGCGGCCGCCGCGCACCAGCTGCAGCAGCAGGCGCAGCAGCTGGAGCAGGAAGTGGGCGTCTTCAAGCTGGCCCACGCCCGGCACCGGCCGCTGCTGCTGGCGGCATAGCCTGCGAAGCGCGGCAAGGTGCGCGCGGTTCCGCTGTTACGCGCTACAATGATGGCCGGACCAGCGCACCCAGGATCGCATATGCAGTTGCACCGGCGTCACGATGTCGACCGCCCGGACTTCTTCCCGAAGGCCCGCGTGCCGGTGCTGCGCCATATTCTCGGCGCCATGGGCTGGGCCGTGCTCACCTGCATTCTCTGCTTTGCCATCCTGGCCGCCGCCAAGGCGCTGCTGCCGCCCCAGTACTGGGGAGTGCATACCGGGCTGGCCAGGTTCCAGCGCGAAATGTCGCTGCCGCTGCTGCTGTTCTGGGTCGTTATCTATTCGCCCATCCTTGAAACCTTTCTCGGCCAGCTGCTGCCGCTGGAAATCCTGCGGCGTCTGCATGTGGGCCAGCCAGTGAGCATTTTTATCGGTTCCATCCTGTGGGGCATCGTGC is a window of Janthinobacterium sp. J1-1 DNA encoding:
- a CDS encoding type II CAAX prenyl endopeptidase Rce1 family protein, with product MQLHRRHDVDRPDFFPKARVPVLRHILGAMGWAVLTCILCFAILAAAKALLPPQYWGVHTGLARFQREMSLPLLLFWVVIYSPILETFLGQLLPLEILRRLHVGQPVSIFIGSILWGIVHYLSGGLLHAIVALGSGAMFSFVYLRYREPGVAPAYATTALARAVNNALLLVAVAYGFDA